From a single Stomoxys calcitrans chromosome 4, idStoCalc2.1, whole genome shotgun sequence genomic region:
- the LOC131996844 gene encoding uncharacterized protein LOC131996844 → MLGMQAYYNETNIIFNILVPNVSEEDYFLYHIIPLPINITKLIITEPYILFNENSTHHHKTLCPSIEGTYYCGIPIRQEETKYSLCIGNLINNKEANCPISDVGKRESITQVEQNLILFIHSPETLINSTCSIKTLTVKDTALVRFQNCDVSINGITYHDDTDAYWDQLHIPPLPNSNISVNSTIEILSLQKLEDFNFLTNNRISNLEITTTTVHSVTTTTTLPITPTTTSSLWPSLYLKGGGVTTPTLLSPPKPVTTPTLLSPPKPPRTLTY, encoded by the exons atgctAGGCATGCAAGCCTACTACAATGaaacaaatatcatttttaaTATTCTTGTACCGAATGTCTCTGAAGAAGACTATTTTCTATACCACATAATTCCTTTACCAATAAACATAACTAAGTTAATAATAACAGAACCATATATACTGTTTAATGAAAATTCCACACACCATCACAAAACACTTTGCCCATCGATCGAAGGAACATATTATTGCGGTATACCGATCCGACAGGAAGAAACCaaatactcgttatgtattggaAACTTAATAAACAATAAAGAAGCAAATTGCCCAATTAGTGACGTTGGAAAAAGGGAATCGATCACACAAGTGGAACAAaacctaatactttttattcaCTCACCAGAGACACTAATAAATTCTACTTGCAGTATCAAAACTCTCACAGTAAAAGACACAGCCCTTGTGCGTTTCCAGAACTGTGACGTCTCAATAAATGGTATAACATACCACGATGATACCGATGCATATTGGGATCAACTCCACATACCCCCGTTACCAAACAGCAACATTTCCGTAAACTCCACAATCGAAATACTTAGTCTTCAAAAACTCGAGGATTTCAACTTTCTAACCAACAACAGAATTAGCAACCTGGAAATAACCACTACAACAGTTCACTcagtcacaacaacaacaacatta CCTATCACTCCGACCACAACATCTTCATTGTGGCCGTCGCTCTATCTTAAGGGGGGAGgagttacgacacccaccttattgtctccaccaaaaccagttacgacacccaccttattatctccaccaaaaccaccgAGAACGTTAACctattga